A single genomic interval of Leishmania panamensis strain MHOM/PA/94/PSC-1 chromosome 25 sequence harbors:
- a CDS encoding hypothetical protein (TriTrypDB/GeneDB-style sysID: LpmP.25.0370) — protein MQSTRRTVWRAKGSSGAPLPPPMRASLLCDPSLLSSTEQGGGEGKREGQRILYNAWASHLSSNACHRVNCGCSPLTYPGILRSPLLRALIERGKKRSASLIGCASVRVVAHRRPNAATVFAGTDASSPHHTRGTRPALLISCPAVYPSSSGTPLACVRVDQLEGNTRSTSQMSRANVFGPNSLYSFTKFGALNRSNGVVLSKRMKDTFRLENQKHMRKDFDRERRYRLCKRCGITSVTVNFDQVPSARVGLWGRCVDDKDYTHHRFAELSQREYEQLRDWPLDKRLNWWRYEGNE, from the coding sequence ATGCAGAGCACCCGACGTACCGTCTGGCGAGccaaaggcagcagcggcgcccccctccccccccccatgcgggcctctctcctctgcgacCCCTCCCTCTTAAGTTCTACAGaacaaggggggggggaggggaagagagaaggacaacGCATACTATACAATGCCTGGGCGTCTCACCTCAGCAGCAATGCATGCCATCGCGTCAATTGTGGCTGTTCGCCATTGACATACCCTGGCATCCTccgctctccccttctccgtGCTTTGatagagagaggaaaaaaaagaagcgctTCCCTCATTGGCTGTGCGTCCGTGCGTGTAGTGGCACACCGACGCCCCAATGCAGCGACTGTATTTGCGGGTACCGACGCCTCATCCCCACACCATACCCGTGGCACACGCCCTGCACTGCTAATCAGCTGCCCTGCAGTGTACCCCTCCAGTAGTGGCACCCcccttgcgtgtgtgcgtgtagacCAGCTCGAGGGCAACACCCGCAGTACATCGCAGATGTCCCGCGCCAATGTCTTTGGACCGAATTCACTCTACTCCTTCACGAAGTTCGGAGCGCTGAACCGCAGCAATGGTGTCGTGCTGAGCAAACGCATGAAGGACACCTTCCGACTGGAGAACCAGAAGCACATGCGCAAGGACTTTGACCGCGAGCGGCGGTACCGCCTGTGCAAACGGTGCGGCATCACGTCTGTTACAGTGAATTTTGACCAGGTTCCATCAGCACGCGTGGGACTCTGGGGTCGATGTGTCGATGACAAAGACTACACTCACCACCGCTTCGCCGAGCTATCGCAGCGCGAGTatgagcagctgcgtgacTGGCCACTCGACAAGCGGCTGAACTGGTGGCGATATGAAGGCAATGAGTGA
- a CDS encoding hypothetical protein (TriTrypDB/GeneDB-style sysID: LpmP.25.0410), giving the protein MSRFLKNLIYNTFISEASKTPLVQRAAEKAARMERNFTGEKLGLWFGATVREVSNDIRSSYKILYAYLNPGAATPQPQSLSTANKRVKIAGDDTTPPKGR; this is encoded by the coding sequence ATGTCGAGGTTCCTCAAAAATTTGATCTACAACACCTTCATCTCGGAGGCATCGAAAACGCCCCTGGTGCAACGtgcggcagagaaggcggcTCGCATGGAGCGCAACTTCACTGGCGAGAAGCTCGGGCTGTGGTTCGGCGCCACTGTCCGTGAGGTCTCTAACGACATCAGGTCCAGCTACAAGATTCTGTATGCATACCTCAACCCtggcgcagcgacgccgcagccgcagtccCTGTCGACAGCGAATAAGCGGGTGAAGATTGCCGGTGACGATACTACGCCGCCCAAAGGACGGTAA
- a CDS encoding hypothetical protein (TriTrypDB/GeneDB-style sysID: LpmP.25.0390) has translation MSTVTSNSTSMQGAAAARTAAPAATEDEAVSYTSSVVQLPPTVPELIKCLEQQHERCAQLTRCLQRVHAETIQLVASNAGTPARERYSALSAVAADGNAKSNTSLAGSSLRASTPPPPASSASPAQPAAAVNSIPAVVVARGVVATSTTGTGTALTGKVMSAAGMSPTTTTAVRAVVVTAESATVTPSVSPDAMPGKASASTTAMASSTPATALSSEQVAELRLRVVALETTQQLLTSTQSELRTTQTALARERELLETALTDLAQLRKEVLANTTEASSSLPQADNTPVSAAHHLADMQTRLAAREAEVHAARLRHESAVYELTQLQERISIMTREKAFLQETNTHLEGQLQRLLTSSMAIAPQSASRSEVPAAAAPRLTASEAYQKEALEKQINDLRVMTDKLTRDLRKQTARRAKAEEMAQALQRENTELKASALLYRRQVNESELELEWTISRKEDDERLRKLERDTNCLRSALRDRTDQYQREKMEWEQQLLTLSRQVRVHVAAAKQLLKRVLVYQVREMVWQQCRHAGTQLSRRHAAGTTSSASCSSNGAPKPGIPTTTAASASPSPPSSRVEDATATTLRADLPSPSAPSSLVLGVAADTAMLVDRERQLEELKHTFERRVALMEAQHKAETQQLLALNKELRQALTVSQDDLTEKTRLLEAAQRRSPPSVAVPLCSTHDPPTTTSQRSSISSGWREMPTTLVCRTVGEDGPAVGVLDKGDLHPSTHTLSAASPRQVTDVERRYNPEHMPTWEAVQVENEALLDRLTTMQEEKWKLTTVIEDLQQQCGALKGELQRNASTMNQLLTAGMLTPSAATRGNDEGQLRVLQCLLQETLKAKFELEERLQAAARKF, from the coding sequence ATGTCGACAGTGACGTCAAATTCTACGTCCATGCAgggtgcagccgctgcgcgaACAGCAGCCCCGGCCGCCACGGAGGATGAGGCTGTGTCGTACACAAGCTCTGTCGTTCAGCTCCCACCGACGGTGCCGGAGCTGATCAAGTgcctggagcagcagcacgagcgaTGCGCGCAGCTGACGCGCTGCCTCCAGCGCGTGCACGCAGAGACGATTCAACTCGTGGCAAGCAATGCAGGGACACCTGCCAGAGAGCGGTATAGTGCCCtctctgctgtcgctgcagacGGCAATGCTAAGTCGAATACCTCCCTCGCTGGTAGTTCGCTGAGAGCGtcgacaccaccgccgccggcttCTTCCGCTTCCCCAGCCCaaccggctgctgctgtcaacTCGATCCCCGCCGTCGTAGTTGCGCGCGGCGTTGTTGCCACCTCGACGACGGGTACCGGCACGGCTTTGACCGGCAAAGTGATGAGTGCGGCTGGGATGTccccaaccaccaccactgcggtGCGCGCTGTGGTTGTGACTGCTGAGTCAGCGACGGTGACGCCGTCGGTGTCTCCTGACGCGATGCCCGGCAAAGCCTCGGCCTCCACAACGGCGatggcgagcagcacaccgGCAACTGCACTCTCCTCCGAGCAGGTTGCAGAGCTGCGTCTCAGGGTTGTTGCATTGGAGACTACGCAACAGCTGTTGACTAGCACACAGAGTGAGCTGCGCACCACCCAGACTGCCTTGGCCCGGGAGagggagctgctggagactGCACTGACGGACCTCGCCCAACTTCGCAAAGAGGTCCTTGCCAATACAACGGAggcttcctcgtcgctgccccAAGCGGACAACACGCCAGTCTCTGCGGCGCATCATCTCGCAGATATGCAGACCCGTTTGGCAGCgcgagaggcggaggtgcacgCGGCACGCCTGCGACACGAGAGCGCCGTGTACGagctgacgcagctgcaggaacGCATCTCCATCATGACGCGCGAGAAGGCGTTCCTGCAGGAGACAAATACGCACTTGGaagggcagctgcagcgcctcctgacAAGTTCGATGGCGATCGCGCCTCAGTCTGCATCGCGATCTGAAGttccggcagcggcggcaccgcggcTCACCGCCAGCGAAGCATACCAGAAGGAGGCGCTCGAGAAGCAGATCAATGACCTACGCGTAATGACCGACAAGCTGACACGCGATTTGAGGAAACAGACGGCGCGGCGTGCCAAGGCGGAGGAAATGGCACAGGCCcttcagagagagaacactGAGCTGAAGgcgtcagcgctgctgtaccGCCGGCAGGTGAATGAGAGTGAACTGGAGCTGGAGTGGACAATCTCGCGTAAGGAGGATGATGAGCGACTCCGGAAGCTAGAGCGCGACACAAACTGCTTGCGCAGTGCTCTCCGTGACCGAACCGACCAGTACCAGCGTGAAAAAATGGAatgggagcagcagctgctcactTTGTCTCGGCaagtgcgtgtgcacgtagcggcagcgaagcagctgctgaagcgcgtGCTGGTCTACCAGGTTCGAGAGATGGTGTGGCAACAGTGCCGACATGCTGGGACACAACTCAGTCGTCGGCACGCTGCCGGGACGACCTCATCGGCGAGCTGCAGTTCCAACGGCGCACCGAAGCCTGGCATACCGACTACCACTGCGgcatcggcgtcgccgtcgccgccgtcgtcgcgtGTTGAAGATGCCACTGCCACAACTCTCCGTGCCGATCTGCCGTCGCCCTCGGCGCCGTCGAGTCTTGTCTTGGGGGTCGCCGCCGATACTGCCATGCTTGTCGATCGAGAACGGCAACTCGAGGAGCTCAAGCACACCTTTGAGCGACGCGTCGCGCTGATGGAAGCGCAACACAAGGCtgagacgcagcagctgcttgccCTCAacaaggagctgcgccaggcGCTGACGGTTTCCCAGGACGACTTGACTGAGAAGACAAGGCTGCTCGAGGCGGCACAGCGTCGGTCACCGCCAtccgtggcggtgccgctgtgcaGCACCCACGATCCACCGACGACGACATCGCAGCGCTCGTCCATTTCGAGCGGCTGGCGGGAGATGCCGACCACGTTGGTTTGTCGCACCGTCGGCGAAGACGGCCCTGCTGTCGGCGTCCTCGACAAAGGCGATCTGCACCCGTCAACCCATACCCTCAGCGCAGCGTCTCCGCGGCAGGTTACCGACGTCGAACGGCGCTACAACCCGGAGCACATGCCCACGtgggaggcggtgcaggtggAGAACGAGGCGCTACTCGATCGATTGACCACCatgcaggaggagaagtggAAGTTGACGACCGTGATTGaggacctgcagcagcagtgtggCGCGCTGAAGGGCGAGCTCCAGCGAAACGCCTCCACCATGAACCAGCTGTTGACGGCTGGCATGCTGACCCCTTCGGCGGCGACGCGTGGTAATGACGAGGGCCAACTACGCGTTCTGCAGTGTCTTCTACAGGAAACATTGAAAGCGAAGTTTGAGCTCGAGGAAcggctgcaggcggcggcgcggaaGTTTTAA
- a CDS encoding hypothetical protein (TriTrypDB/GeneDB-style sysID: LpmP.25.0420) — MGRNKKRSKAVAHAQSCSDEEREEEHDAASTAAATAYAEGSKDEAGAPAAAGVATATSVQHSGHGSERGSDCAASAPQGKKKEYRGNRLNKLDNQRSKGKGKNASVGDKADGAAAGERNGGDDEPLIVTRQRAVEVLYCPICTFPAEMCEFSGMVEKCRPWLLEHAADLADAEERGRRRRILTEKDRLEALLEGRGIKKALDRIVVLEVEKRTGRRMTTSVFGMDLFGFNLKDVSKDWRKRFSCGAGVRAAEEGKHQDCIDIQGNVVDQLAEMLITKYKIPKESVYMMEGKKRVPYPY, encoded by the coding sequence ATGGGTCGAAACAAGAAGAGGTccaaggcggtggcgcatgCTCAGTCgtgcagcgacgaggagcgtgaagaagagcacgATGCAGCCTCCACAGCGGCCGCGACCGCGTATGCCGAAGGCAGCAAGGATGAGGCTGGTgcaccggctgctgctggtgttgctACGGCCACGTCCGTCCAGCACAGCGGCCACGGCTCAGAGCGTGGAAGCGACTGCGCTGCTAGTGCCCCCcaagggaaaaagaaggagTACAGGGGCAACCGCCTCAACAAGTTGGACAACCAGCGCAGTAAAGGCAAGGGCAAAAATGCGAGCGTGGGCGACAAGGCggacggcgcggcggcgggagagaggaacgGGGGCGATGACGAACCACTCATCGTGACACGGCAGAgggcggtggaggtgctctACTGCCCCATCTGCACCTTTCCAGCGGAGATGTGCGAGTTCAGTGGAATGGTGGAGAAGTGCCGGCCGTGGCTGCTCGAGCACGCAGCGGACCTGGCTGACGCTGAGGAGCGCGGCCGCAGGCGCCGCATTCTAACGGAAAAGGACCGCCTGGAGGCACTGCTGGAGGGACGCGGCATCAAGAAGGCGCTGGATCGCATTGTCGTACTGGAGGTGGAGAAACGCACTGGGCGACGCATGACCACCTCTGTCTTTGGCATGGACCTCTTCGGCTTCAACCTGAAGGATGTGTCGAAGGACTGGCGCAAGCGCTTCTCCTGCGGTGCCGGCGTGCGAGCTGCAGAGGAGGGTAAGCATCAGGATTGCATTGACATCCAGGGAAACGTGGTGGATCAGCTGGCCGAGATGCTTATCACCAAGTACAAGATTCCGAAGGAGTCTGTGTACATGATGGAAGGTAAAAAGAGAGTTCCCTACCCATACTAG
- a CDS encoding hypothetical protein (TriTrypDB/GeneDB-style sysID: LpmP.25.0400), giving the protein MNDSFYSSAHTLSLLSPSPLPLWRQSAPPDRFFRLFLFPLVRMGVLGGASYVAEVQQAATAADALAAVQSGLADTSVFFYGALLSALEAYMGKQDVATVPADTSDTIALLKLLAFNTVSDVAAASESVKALLSQHPCLMKKLQLLSFLTLCSQHPLTPDGVCLSYGDVERALGVHDTVSVQCAVLHAVQQRLCVARLNERERQMRVYSYESRNVTPYDIAELKERVAQWTAYAEAHLRDIQPS; this is encoded by the coding sequence ATGAACGATTCATTTTATtcaagcgcacacaccctctctctgctctccccctccccgctgccACTCTGGCGGCAGAGCGCCCCCCCCGATCGTTTCTTCCGCCtattcctctttcccttggTGCGGATGGGCGTGCTAGGTGGAGCATCCTATGTGGCTGAGGTTcagcaggcagcgacagcggcagacgctcttgctgcagtgcagtCAGGCCTCGCAGATACCTCTGTCTTCTTCTACGGAGCCCTCCTGAGTGCGCTTGAGGCGTACATGGGCAAGCAGGACGTGGCGACTGTACCGGCCGACACGTCAGACACGATTGCGCTACTGAAGCTGCTTGCCTTCAACACGGTGTCCGatgtcgctgcagcgtctgAGAGTGTCAaggccctcctctcccagcACCCGTGCCTGATGAAAAAGCTACAGTTGCTTTCATTTCTTACTTTATGTAGCCAGCACCCGCTGACACCTGACGGCGTGTGCCTCTCGTACGGCGATGTTGAGCGGGCGCTTGGAGTGCATGACACGGTGTCGGTGCAGTGCGCGGTGCTGCATGCCGTGCAACAGCGACTGTGTGTGGCCCGACTCAACGAACGCGAGCGGCAGATGCGCGTGTACTCTTACGAGAGCCGCAACGTGACGCCATACGACATAGCCGAGTTGAAGGAGCGGGTGGCGCAGTGGACTGCCTACGCCGAGGCGCACCTGCGTGATATTCAGCCAAGCTGA
- a CDS encoding hypothetical protein (TriTrypDB/GeneDB-style sysID: LpmP.25.0380) — translation MHGAQQGQYSQSRFVSSLSGYCPMSLSSSSINVADMMAKAITTSGDFYSGRNSVQGIQDRKDAIREKRRDQKNTLSQWYGMKKKPLSADEKQEIELLKYRNFVDPEHQHQAPKKIADVGESEFMEFGYFTDAGRNKRRRCKSFADEWIEENPQFAEVVATRIKSSIKANQKSKAARAKKAAIEAAKAKEKRMSKRRSKRDVL, via the coding sequence ATGCACGGCGCTCAACAAGGGCAATACTCTCAGTCCCgctttgtttcctctttgtCTGGTTACTGCCCCATGtctctcagcagcagcagcatcaatGTGGCCGACATGATGGCCAAGGCAATCACCACCTCTGGCGACTTCTACAGCGGACGCAACAGTGTGCAGGGCATTCAAGACCGCAAAGACGCCATTCGAGAGAAGCGCCGTGATCAGAAGAACACCCTGTCGCAGTGGTATGGCATGAAGAAGAAGCCACTCAGCGCAGACGAGAAGCAAGAGATTGAGCTGCTAAAGTACCGCAACTTTGTGGACCCAGAGCATCAACATCAGGCACCCAAGAAGATAGCGGATGTGGGGGAGAGCGAATTCATGGAGTTCGGCTACTTCACCGATGCGGGGCGCAACAAGCGCCGACGCTGCAAGTCCTTCGCGGATGAATGGATTGAGGAGAACCCGCAGTTTGCAGAGGTCGTGGCCACGCGCATCAAGTCCAGCATAAAGGCAAATCAAAAGTCAAaggcagcgagagcgaagaaggcggcaaTAGAGGCGGCcaaagcgaaggagaagcgcaTGTCGAAGCGCAGGTCCAAGCGTGACGTTTTATAA